In Brachybacterium fresconis, the genomic stretch CCTGCGGGAGCGGCGACGCCCACGGCGCCTGCTGCGGCCCGCTGCTGGCCGGCGCCCGCCGCGCCGCGACCGCCGAGGCCCTGATGCGCTCCCGCTTCACGGCGCACGTGGTCCAGGACGCGGACCACCTGCTGCGCACCTGGCACCCGAGCACCAGCCCGTCCTTCCGCGACCTCACCCGGTCCGTCGGCGACGAGATGGAGTGGAAGCGGCTGCTGATCACGGAGACCAGCGGCGGCGGGCCCTTCGACGACGAGGGCATC encodes the following:
- a CDS encoding YchJ family protein; protein product: MRIEPLTLDDTSRCPCGSGDAHGACCGPLLAGARRAATAEALMRSRFTAHVVQDADHLLRTWHPSTSPSFRDLTRSVGDEMEWKRLLITETSGGGPFDDEGIVEFTAIARTPQGRRELRERSRFVREDGQWLYVSGELKNAPSRH